The Engystomops pustulosus chromosome 4, aEngPut4.maternal, whole genome shotgun sequence genome contains a region encoding:
- the LOC140128809 gene encoding olfactory receptor 5G25-like produces the protein MGKTQSDSQPSGGQCWIRSVQPRYKIMSAGNQTIEPKFILLGFQSLHHYRSLLFLVFLILFLATILGNLFIIVLVSQSENLSSPMYFFLSHLSSCDFLLSAVIVPFMLNIISRDSGSVSFYECLIQFYLFGALATTECLLLSVMSYDRYVAICNPLRYSSIMNLRKCLLLVLPCWVLSFSVLLNTTFQVFSLQFCGPNIIDHFFCDLAPLLQLSCSDTSSVETWNLVTGVPATFLPLMYITGTYTAIFVTILKIPSTIGRQKAFFTCSSHLTVVSLFFGTLMVAYLFLSKNQSSSVNKVLSLLYTVMTPLVNPIIYSLRNREIKVAFYKLVYTVRVTNSSDRIRVTASSDQVKMNTSSDQVKVTTSSDRVRVTNSADHVRVTTSNDRVRVTTSSDQGNTISCSRPIIGIDMVYPYRQEWNGER, from the exons ATGGGGAAGACACAGTCTGATTCTCAGCCTTCTGGAGGGCAATGCTGGATCCGCTCCGTTCAACCAAGGTATAAG aTAATGAGTGCAGGGAACCAGACAATAGAGCCCAAGTTTATCTTGTTGGGATTCCAGAGTCTCCATCACTACAGGAGTCTCTTGTTCTTGGTTTTCCTTATTCTGTTTTTGGCCACCATTTTGGGAAACCTCTTCATCATTGTTTTGGTGTCGCAAAGTGAGAACCTGAGCTCTCCTATGTATTTCTTTCTCAGTCACCTCTCGTCATGTGACTTTCTCCTTTCCGCAGTCATTGTCCCCTTTATGCTTAACATTATATCCAGAGACAGTGGGTCTGTATCCTTTTACGAATGCCTTATCCAGTTTTACCTTTTTGGAGCACTGGCCACAACTGAATGTCTTCTTCTgtcggtgatgtcctatgaccggtATGTGGCCATATGCAATCCCCTCCGTTACTCCTCCATTATGAACTTACGGAAGTGTCTTCTTCTAGTTTTACCGTGCTGGGTCTTATCCTTCTCTGTTTTGTTGAACACAACCTTCCAAGTGTTCAGTCTGCAATTTTGTGGACCCAACATCATTGATCATTTCTTCTGTGATCTGGCCCCGCTCCTCCAACTTTCCTGCTCAGACACATCTTCTGTGGAGACGTGGAACCTTGTGACCGGTGTCCCTGCCACTTTCCTTCCCCTGATGTACATCACAGGGACATACACAGCTATATTTGTCACCATACTTAAAATCCCTTCAACCATTGGAAGGCAGAAGGCCTTCTTCACCTGCAGCTCGCACTTGACGGTGGTCTCCCTCTTTTTTGGGACACTCATGGTTGCCTATCTCTTCCTTTCGAAGAATCAGTCTTCGAGTGTGAACAAAGTTCTTTCATTGCTCTACACAGTGATGACTCCATTGGTCAATCCTATAATTTACAGCCTTAGGAACAGAGAGATTAAAGTGGCTTTTTACAAATTAGTTTACACT GTTAGAGTGACCAACTCCAGTGACCGGATAAGAGTGACCGCCTCCAGTGACCAGGTAAAAATGAACACTTCCAGTGACCAGGTAAAAGTCACCAcctccagtgaccgg GTAAGAGTGACCAACTCTGCTGACCATGTTAGAGTGACCA